From a region of the Labrus mixtus chromosome 5, fLabMix1.1, whole genome shotgun sequence genome:
- the LOC132974685 gene encoding beta-1,3-galactosyl-O-glycosyl-glycoprotein beta-1,6-N-acetylglucosaminyltransferase-like, whose product MLRQRRLFLKLSLVLGSLWIYVLLHRPKAAWDPTYMLRYSWLEYTDDDGGPVKVCNCSEILRGEREALEQAKLLTITKDFHKNVQIPDEYYINATQDCRNFKRSRKYLTFPLSQEEEDFPLAYSIVVHHKVQNFERLLRAIYAPQHFYCIHVDKKSDASVLSAITGIVSCFPNVFLVNRTESVVYAAWPRVQADLNCMGDLYKISTKWKYFINLCGQDFPLKTNLEIVRMLRSLNGGNSLESERMVDAKRWRFSYVHNITNGSIQFTGVLKEPPPFNIPILSGNAYIVVNRGFIRSVLEDKRVLALMEWSKDTNSPDEFLWATIQRLHGVPGSTWPNPKYDMTDMNAIARVVKWMWHEGEEGSEQAVYPECQGDHVRAICVYGAGDVQWLIEQHHLFGNKFDTERDPIAVFCLEKYLRQKALAELR is encoded by the exons ATGCTGCGACAAAGACGGCTGTTTCTGAAGCTCAGCTTGGTCCTGGGATCGCTGTGGATATATGTGCTGCTTCATCGCCCAAAAGCAGCCTGGGATCCTACCTACATGCTCAGGTACAGCTGGCTGGAATACACAGACGATGACGGCGGCCCGGTGAAAGTGTGCAACTGTTCGGAAATCCTGCgtggagagagggaggctcTAGAGCAGGCCAAACTTCTGACCATCACCAAAGACTTCCACAAGAATGTGCAGATCCCTGATGAGTATTATATCAATGCCACCCAGGACTGCAG GAATTTCAAGCGAAGCAGAAAATACCTGACATTCCCATTGAGccaggaagaagaagacttcCCTCTGGCCTACTCGATAGTTGTGCATCATAAG GTGCAGAACTTTGAGCGACTGCTGCGAGCCATCTATGCACCTCAACATTTCTACTGCATCCACGTGGACAAAAAATCTGACGCCTCGGTGCTCTCTGCCATCACGGGCATCGTCTCCTGTTTCCCGAACGTCTTCCTGGTCAACCGGACCGAAAGCGTGGTCTACGCTGCATGGCCGCGCGTCCAGGCTGACCTCAACTGCATGGGGGATCTCTATAAAATCAGCACCAAATGGAAATACTTCATCAACCTCTGCGGCCAGGATTTCCCTCTAAAAACCAACTTGGAGATCGTGAGGATGCTGCGTTCACTAAATGGCGGGAACAGCTTGGAGTCGGAAAGAATGGTTGACGCTAAGAGGTGGAGGTTTTCTTATGTCCACAATATAACTAACGGAAGCATCCAG TTTACAGGAGTTTTAAAGGAGCCGCCTCCATTCAACATCCCCATTCTGTCAGGAAACGCCTACATAGTGGTGAACCGAGGCTTCATCCGCAGCGTCCTGGAGGACAAACGAGTGCTGGCCCTTATGGAGTGGTCCAAAGACACCAACAGTCCCGACGAGTTTCTCTGGGCGACCATCCAAAGGCTCCACGGCGTTCCTGGATCGACGTGGCCCAACCCGAAATACGACATGACAGACATGAACGCGATCGCCCGGGTGGTGAAGTGGATGTGGCACGAGGGGGAAGAagggtcggagcaggccgtgtaCCCGGAGTGTCAGGGCGACCACGTGAGGGCGATATGTGTGTACGGGGCTGGAGACGTGCAGTGGCTGATTGAGCAGCATCACCTCTTTGGCAACAAGTTCGACACAGAGAGAGATCCCATCGCTGTCTTCTGCTTGGAGAAGTATCTGAGACAAAAGGCCCTGGCGGAGTTACGTTAG